CTTGATAGTGGGGCTAAAATCAAGACAAGATGCCATGTCTCGAAACCTATCATCCAAGGTAACAATGTGGTAGGAGTACAGTATAAGGATCTAGAAGACAACTCAGAGAAGCATCTGTATTCCAGACTTGTAATTGATGCCAGTGGTTATCCTACTGCAATTCGGAGCAGTCTCGATTTTGAGATGATTGAGAGTGATATTAGGAAAGAAGACGTTGCGCTATGTTACAGAGAAGTCTTGAAGTTGAGAAAGCCACTCGCAGAACCACACGTGGCTAGAGTATTTCTTGGTAGTTCCATTGCACCGCAAGGATATGCATGGATTTTTCCAAAGGACCAACAGATAGTTAATGCCGGCATTGGTATTACTGGTGGAAAAAGAGGTGAATCTCCTAGAAAGTGCTTCGAGAATTTCAAAGAGGATTACCCGCTCCTTTCAGGTAGTGAGGTGTTGACAGGAGCTGGAGGTGCTGTGCCAGTAAGAAGACCAGTACATTCCCTGGTTGCTGGAGGAGTTGCTTTTGTAGGTGATGCAGCCCTACAGGTCAATCCAATTCATGGTGGGGGAATAGGGCCAGGAATCAGAGCGGGGATTGTTTTAGGGGAAGTTGCCAAGATGGCCATCGCACGACGAGACCTGAGTCCGGCTGGATTATGGCAATATAATCTCCGATATCAGAGGAATTACGGTAAACGCCTTGCTTCTCTTGAAATCTTCAGAAGGCTGCTTGAACACGTGACAGATGAAGAGATGGATTTCGGATTTGAAAAACGCCTCCTAACAGCAGAGGATTTAATGTCTGCTAATCGGGGAGAGGGGTTTTCACTCGGAATAATTGACAAATTGAAGAGATTTTTCAGAGGTGTCTCGAAAATAG
This genomic window from Candidatus Thorarchaeota archaeon contains:
- a CDS encoding geranylgeranyl reductase family protein; translated protein: MLRPDVCIVGSGTAGCVVARRCSEMGLKTLILERKPKAKIGEKVCGDEVSKSHFEATGINMPGPDEVSTTISGADIFPPSFDNELKVRGWDEFDGWTLDRKAFGQRLLREALDSGAKIKTRCHVSKPIIQGNNVVGVQYKDLEDNSEKHLYSRLVIDASGYPTAIRSSLDFEMIESDIRKEDVALCYREVLKLRKPLAEPHVARVFLGSSIAPQGYAWIFPKDQQIVNAGIGITGGKRGESPRKCFENFKEDYPLLSGSEVLTGAGGAVPVRRPVHSLVAGGVAFVGDAALQVNPIHGGGIGPGIRAGIVLGEVAKMAIARRDLSPAGLWQYNLRYQRNYGKRLASLEIFRRLLEHVTDEEMDFGFEKRLLTAEDLMSANRGEGFSLGIIDKLKRFFRGVSKIGLLRRIQKAANLMKEMQEAYRAYPAHPEDLETWETQISEILDDATFE